Proteins co-encoded in one Kribbella qitaiheensis genomic window:
- the rsmI gene encoding 16S rRNA (cytidine(1402)-2'-O)-methyltransferase, with translation MAPMTGRLVLVGTPIGDFSDASARLRRVLGEVDVVAAEDTRRLKRLTSELGIVVTGRVMSFFEGNERQRTDELVAALVEGQTVAVVTDAGMPSVSDPGYRLVAAAIEAGIQVTAVPGPSAVLTALALSGLPVDRFTFEGFLPRKSGERIKRFQELAREQRTMIFFEAPHRLTDSLAEMAEAFGKDRRAAVCRELTKTYEEVKRGTAAELAEWAADGVRGEITIVVSGADPSARELGPEELAAEVATDEEAGTPRKQAISDVAKRFGVPKRTVYDAVLAARHPGK, from the coding sequence ATGGCTCCCATGACCGGGCGATTGGTGTTGGTGGGGACTCCTATTGGGGACTTTTCGGATGCTTCTGCCCGGTTGAGGCGGGTGCTGGGGGAAGTGGATGTGGTAGCCGCGGAGGACACCCGGAGGTTGAAACGGCTGACGTCCGAGCTGGGGATCGTCGTCACCGGGCGGGTGATGAGTTTCTTCGAGGGGAACGAGCGGCAGCGGACGGATGAGTTGGTGGCCGCGCTGGTCGAGGGCCAGACGGTAGCGGTGGTGACGGATGCGGGGATGCCGAGCGTGTCCGATCCGGGGTATCGGCTGGTCGCGGCGGCGATCGAGGCCGGGATCCAGGTGACGGCGGTTCCGGGGCCTTCCGCGGTACTGACCGCACTGGCTCTGAGTGGGCTGCCTGTCGATCGGTTCACGTTCGAGGGGTTCCTGCCGCGCAAGTCGGGTGAGCGGATCAAGCGCTTCCAGGAGCTGGCCAGGGAACAGCGGACGATGATCTTCTTCGAGGCGCCGCACCGGTTGACCGATTCGCTGGCCGAGATGGCCGAGGCATTCGGAAAGGATCGGCGTGCGGCGGTCTGCCGCGAGCTGACCAAGACCTATGAAGAGGTCAAGCGCGGTACTGCGGCCGAGCTGGCCGAGTGGGCGGCCGACGGGGTTCGCGGCGAGATCACCATCGTGGTCAGCGGCGCCGACCCGTCCGCCCGTGAGCTCGGTCCCGAGGAGCTCGCCGCGGAGGTCGCCACCGACGAGGAAGCCGGTACGCCGCGCAAGCAGGCCATCTCCGACGTGGCCAAGCGCTTCGGTGTCCCCAAACGGACGGTGTACGACGCGGTACTGGCGGCCCGGCACCCTGGTAAATAG
- the metG gene encoding methionine--tRNA ligase, with translation MSEKSFYVTTPIYYVTAPPHIGSAYTTVAGDVLTRWHAQRGERKWYLTGTDEHGEKVMRSAEAQGMSPQAWTDKLVEESWKPAWVDVDIDYDDFIRTTEKRHTDRVRDFWQTLYDKGDVYKGEYEGLYCVGCEEFKLPTDIRTDEDGTQRCMIHGTELETVSETNYFFRLSAYADRLIALYESQPDFVAPSSARNEVISFVKQGLQDLSITRSTFDWGIPVPWDEEHVLYVWIDALLNYVTAAGYGTDPERFEQLWPVDVHLVGKDILRFHAVIWPAMLMAAGVAVPRQVFAHGWLLVGGEKMSKSKLTAIAPNEITDHFGSDAFRYYFLRTIQFGSDGSFSWEHLNAVYTSELANGLGNLASRIAAMVGKYFDGELPEASDHGPAEQALADKLAETVATAEKAIDTLAFQEALTAINDLVGAVNGYVSEQEPWEVAKDDAQRSRLATILYSSAEVLRAVAVLHNPTMPKTAAKLWTLLGAEAKLGPLADQRVQDAGTWGQLPAGAVLVKGEALFPRLAEVEA, from the coding sequence ATGTCCGAGAAGTCCTTTTATGTCACCACCCCGATCTACTACGTCACGGCTCCGCCGCACATCGGCAGCGCCTACACGACGGTGGCCGGGGACGTCCTGACCCGTTGGCACGCCCAGCGGGGCGAGCGCAAGTGGTACCTGACCGGTACCGACGAGCACGGCGAGAAGGTGATGCGCAGCGCTGAGGCGCAGGGCATGTCCCCGCAGGCATGGACGGACAAGCTGGTCGAGGAGTCCTGGAAGCCGGCCTGGGTCGACGTCGACATCGACTACGACGACTTCATCCGGACCACCGAGAAGCGGCACACCGACCGGGTCCGCGACTTCTGGCAGACGCTCTACGACAAGGGCGACGTCTACAAGGGCGAGTACGAAGGCCTGTACTGCGTGGGCTGTGAGGAGTTCAAGCTCCCCACCGACATCCGCACGGACGAAGACGGCACCCAGCGGTGCATGATCCACGGCACCGAGCTGGAGACGGTCTCGGAGACGAACTACTTCTTCCGGCTCTCCGCGTACGCCGACCGGCTGATCGCGCTGTACGAGTCGCAGCCGGACTTCGTCGCGCCGTCAAGCGCGCGCAACGAGGTCATCTCGTTCGTGAAGCAGGGCCTGCAGGACCTGTCGATCACCCGGTCCACCTTCGACTGGGGCATTCCGGTGCCCTGGGACGAGGAGCACGTGCTCTACGTCTGGATCGACGCGCTGCTCAACTACGTCACGGCCGCGGGCTACGGTACCGACCCGGAGCGGTTCGAGCAGCTCTGGCCGGTCGACGTGCACCTGGTCGGCAAGGACATCCTGCGGTTCCACGCGGTGATCTGGCCGGCCATGCTGATGGCCGCGGGCGTCGCCGTACCGAGGCAGGTCTTCGCGCACGGCTGGCTGCTGGTCGGCGGCGAGAAGATGAGCAAGTCGAAGCTGACCGCGATCGCGCCGAACGAGATCACCGACCACTTCGGCTCCGACGCCTTCCGGTACTACTTCCTCCGGACGATCCAGTTCGGTTCGGACGGGTCGTTCTCCTGGGAGCACCTGAACGCCGTCTACACCTCGGAGCTGGCGAACGGTCTGGGCAACCTGGCCAGCCGGATCGCGGCGATGGTCGGCAAGTACTTCGACGGCGAGCTGCCCGAGGCGAGCGACCACGGGCCGGCCGAGCAGGCGCTGGCGGACAAGCTGGCCGAGACGGTGGCGACCGCTGAGAAGGCGATCGACACCCTCGCCTTCCAGGAGGCGCTGACCGCGATCAACGATCTGGTCGGTGCGGTCAACGGCTACGTCTCCGAGCAGGAGCCGTGGGAGGTCGCGAAGGACGACGCCCAGCGTTCGCGGTTGGCGACGATCCTCTACAGCTCCGCCGAGGTACTGCGCGCTGTCGCGGTGCTGCACAACCCGACGATGCCGAAGACGGCTGCCAAGCTGTGGACCCTGCTCGGCGCCGAGGCCAAGCTCGGCCCGCTCGCGGACCAGCGGGTCCAGGACGCGGGCACCTGGGGGCAGCTCCCGGCCGGCGCGGTCCTGGTCAAGGGCGAAGCCCTCTTCCCCCGCTTGGCCGAAGTCGAGGCGTAA
- a CDS encoding dolichyl-phosphate-mannose--protein mannosyltransferase: MATVTAVIDDDTATPAEPRETLGRDVQGRRLPPLKERLYQPMPRDFEGGWIATLAITAMAAILRFWNLGNPVKFVFDETYYAKDAYSLLKHGYALQFIDKPEGAADKAILAGNLDVFKNTPSLTVHPEVGKWMIAAGEQLFGMNTFGWRFMPALFGTLTVLLLIRVVRRMTRSTLIGCIAGVLLAVDGLHFVMSRVALLDIFLAFWLVAAISCLVADRDWSRRRLADSVDRMTEGKIGRWMLIRPWRLAAGVCFGLALGTKWSAVWVMAGFGLLAFAWDLGARRMIGVRHAFWKSALVDGLPAFLSIVLVAVVTYTATWTGWLLHDNAYDHDYASKNPAHGVMKIVPDDFRSLIHYHQEVLAFHTGDYIRNATHPYQSHPAGWPIIARPIGFDAINDIKPGQPGCNTKNGENCLSVISAVGTPLLWWGGALALLAGLVLWIAQRDWRFGVAVMGYVTCWVPWFAFDDRPIFFFYAVTMIPFTVIALSLVLGKILGPARAALQTSTPRRLIGSAVVGAFVVLVVLNFAYTWPILTDKVLPHSAWLNRMWFKSWI, from the coding sequence ATGGCCACCGTGACTGCCGTGATCGATGACGACACCGCGACGCCCGCCGAGCCTCGGGAGACGCTCGGACGCGACGTCCAGGGGCGCCGCCTGCCGCCGCTGAAGGAGCGGTTGTACCAGCCGATGCCCCGGGATTTCGAGGGCGGCTGGATCGCCACTCTGGCGATCACCGCGATGGCCGCGATCCTGCGGTTCTGGAACCTCGGCAACCCGGTCAAGTTCGTCTTCGACGAGACGTACTACGCCAAGGACGCGTACTCGCTGCTCAAGCACGGGTACGCGCTGCAGTTCATCGACAAGCCGGAGGGGGCCGCCGACAAGGCGATCCTGGCCGGCAACCTGGACGTCTTCAAGAACACCCCGAGCCTGACCGTGCACCCCGAGGTCGGCAAATGGATGATCGCGGCCGGTGAGCAGTTGTTCGGGATGAACACCTTCGGCTGGCGGTTCATGCCGGCCCTGTTCGGCACCCTGACCGTGCTGCTGCTGATCCGCGTCGTCCGCCGGATGACCCGGTCGACCCTGATCGGCTGCATCGCCGGCGTACTGCTCGCCGTCGACGGCCTGCACTTCGTGATGTCGCGGGTCGCGCTGCTCGACATCTTCCTGGCCTTCTGGCTGGTCGCCGCGATCTCGTGTCTGGTCGCCGACCGCGACTGGAGCCGCCGCCGGCTCGCCGATTCGGTCGACCGGATGACGGAAGGCAAGATCGGCCGCTGGATGCTGATCCGCCCCTGGCGCCTCGCGGCCGGAGTCTGTTTCGGGCTCGCGCTCGGCACCAAGTGGAGCGCGGTCTGGGTGATGGCCGGGTTCGGCTTGCTCGCCTTCGCCTGGGACCTCGGCGCGCGCCGGATGATCGGCGTACGGCATGCGTTCTGGAAGTCCGCCCTCGTCGACGGGCTCCCGGCGTTCCTGAGCATCGTGCTGGTCGCCGTCGTCACCTACACGGCGACCTGGACCGGCTGGCTGCTGCACGACAACGCCTATGACCACGACTACGCGTCCAAGAACCCGGCGCACGGCGTGATGAAGATCGTGCCCGACGACTTCCGGTCGCTGATCCACTACCACCAGGAAGTGCTGGCGTTCCACACCGGCGACTACATCAGGAACGCCACTCACCCGTACCAGTCACACCCGGCGGGGTGGCCGATCATCGCCCGCCCGATCGGCTTCGACGCGATCAACGACATCAAACCCGGTCAACCCGGGTGCAACACCAAGAACGGCGAGAACTGCCTCTCGGTGATTTCAGCAGTCGGTACGCCGTTGCTGTGGTGGGGTGGCGCGCTGGCCCTGCTCGCAGGCCTCGTCCTGTGGATCGCCCAGCGGGACTGGCGGTTCGGCGTGGCGGTGATGGGCTACGTGACGTGCTGGGTGCCGTGGTTCGCCTTCGACGACAGACCGATCTTCTTCTTCTACGCGGTGACGATGATCCCGTTCACGGTGATCGCGTTGTCCCTCGTCCTCGGCAAGATCCTCGGCCCGGCCCGCGCCGCGCTGCAGACCTCCACCCCGCGCCGCCTGATCGGCAGCGCGGTCGTCGGCGCCTTCGTCGTGCTGGTCGTCCTCAACTTCGCCTACACCTGGCCGATCCTGACCGACAAGGTCCTCCCCCACTCGGCCTGGCTGAACCGAATGTGGTTCAAGTCCTGGATCTAG
- a CDS encoding DUF1707 SHOCT-like domain-containing protein: MENLPEPQNPHAHLRASDTDRDQVVEVLRDALMTGRLTQDEHAERLEQTLTARTIGELEPITQDLAVPGQTFRPAAAAAPSNSPVPIEEPANPSDSFETMVGIFGGGERRGRWRVKRRTNALCIFGGYDLDMTDAVFEGREVTIWAIAIFGGVDITVPDSVNVRNEGVGIFGGFAARGSDDPDPNAPTVVVKGLALFGGVGGQTSSRRHRNKKDRGH, translated from the coding sequence ATGGAGAACCTGCCCGAGCCTCAGAACCCGCATGCGCATCTGCGCGCGTCCGACACCGACCGCGACCAGGTCGTCGAGGTACTGCGGGATGCGCTGATGACCGGGCGGCTGACGCAGGACGAGCATGCCGAGCGGCTCGAGCAGACACTGACGGCGCGGACCATCGGCGAGCTCGAGCCGATCACCCAGGACCTGGCCGTGCCCGGACAGACCTTCCGGCCGGCCGCCGCGGCGGCGCCGTCGAACAGCCCGGTACCGATCGAGGAGCCGGCCAATCCGTCCGACAGTTTCGAGACCATGGTCGGCATCTTCGGTGGCGGCGAACGTCGCGGCCGCTGGCGCGTGAAGCGGCGGACCAACGCCCTGTGCATCTTCGGCGGCTACGACCTGGACATGACCGATGCGGTCTTCGAGGGCCGCGAGGTGACGATCTGGGCGATCGCGATCTTCGGTGGCGTCGACATCACCGTGCCGGACAGCGTCAACGTCCGCAACGAGGGCGTCGGCATCTTCGGCGGTTTCGCGGCCCGCGGCAGCGACGACCCGGACCCGAACGCGCCCACGGTTGTCGTCAAGGGCCTGGCCCTCTTCGGTGGCGTCGGCGGCCAGACCAGCTCCCGCCGCCACCGCAACAAGAAGGACAGAGGCCACTAG